GCTACATTGAAAAGTTAGTAAGCAGCACTAATGAATGATGTTTAGTATGCACTTCCAGTTAGTAAATGAGTAGTAGTGTATCACAGTGAAATGTATAGTTCTTAAATAGAATTAGTGGATATCAGTTTAAGTGTTATCAATTTCTAGATGGGCAGCGGGGGAAGTCCAGCGCGCGTGAACTTTTATCTTCTGCCTAATCAATATCAATGCTTGTGGATTTCTCTTACTAGCAATCGTAAGCTGGTGCCAAGAACACCTTGTTCCAAGTTCTGAAGGCAAAAAATTGAACCCATCCTTGCGCTAGGCGGTGGGAAAAAGCGTTGATGTCAAAAGTCAAATTGACGATGAGATGGGCATTTTCGAAgattttctaatttttcagcAATTTGTGTTGTTTTCCGAagaaaatttgataatggTTGGTGGTATGGGTGTTTTTACAAGCAGTCActtgaaataatatattgaaatataaaattcaaaaatgatCAATGCATTTTCTCATCAGAGCAATTAAAGGCTTATTATGATTAATTATTACATGTTTATGGCTGGGCATGATTAAAACATTTAGAAATTATGATACTATCTGGTCAACATAAAACTTGCATATATATTCCCCCACTGTATTACCTTTAATGTgttgtttatttttcattctcttaccatttttcttattctGGGACAAGTCTTTGCTAGTGCTTGCAAATACTTCAGTTACTGGAAATTGTAGTACTGTTTTTAGTGATGTTTCTTCTTCCGATGGTGTGTATTGATTAGCCATGACTCTAAGCTTCAGCATTGCTTCACGTAACAAATAATGGCTTTTCTCGTTCGAACTCTTTATTTGCGAGTTTCGAAACATAATCTCAATACCATTAATGAAAACTAATATTCCAGATCTACAGATGCCTTGTTGATCTTTAATTGATTGTTTTGCAGAATTATCACtcttttgttgttttttaaatctGTTGATTGCAATCAATTGAgtcattttatttatatttattaatagttCATTAAGGTCAAGACATGTTGTTATTCTTATGTTTTCatatatatgattattCTCATCGCAAATAGGTATAGTCTCTTGGAATTGACTAATTGGAAATGAATTTGTTGcatcaataaaatacaactttaaaaaaatatcaggGGCACTTGATTCAGCACTGTTGAGTAGAGCCTTGGTTATAAACTCAGTAACAGCTGTAGTAGAATCTGGTACCCAGGCCGTTAATAagtttaaattatcaaaattcGCATTCATCACCAAACGATGGTTATCTTTTTGACGCTCTATCAGTAGAATAAGGACTAAGTATAGAAACTTTACTAATTAAATTTCTTAAACGTCATTATAGTAATTGGATTTTAGACAGAtcatattatatatattgttataaataattacatCATTCGATTCTCTATGGTCATTGCTCCTCTTATTTTCAAGACGCGGTTTTCCCGATGCTTAATAATTGATACCttagatatattatatttaataaaactgACGCCACTATGGACATAAATTTCACTAGATTCTAGCAATACATACACACTGATTCATATTTCTATGTCATacttattatatttaaaaaaatatcaactaaaaatattaagtgcatttaatgataaatattacTCAGTAGTGATTTTTGCACTCTCTGTATCTAACATTAAAGTGGGGTTGTTATCGGTCGAATTATTCGATCTCCTATTACTTTGACGTTTTAGGGGAGAAGAATTTAGATCAGGGAGACCATCATTATCTTTGTTACATTCAGCGTTAACATTAAGccttatatttttatcaccATCGATTGCTGGGGTATTAGTGACCGAAGTGAAATGCATTAGATTCCATACGTTTGGGGAACTTACTATATTGTGTGATCTATTGATATCTGGGGGTTGGATAGAAGCAGCATCATTGGTGGTTAACTGATTCTTATGGAAATCTGTTTTCTTCGTTGAatcatttatattcttGTTACCAAAATTAGTAGATAATTGCGGTATTGATAATTTCGGTGATCTATTTAAATTAGAGCCACCTCTTTCAGGAGTATAAGTCTCCATTGCTGTTACATGGAAAGATTTTGTTGGTGAACGGAAAAAAAGATCATTGGAAGGTGACATACTAGGTAAAGCAAATGGAAATGGTAACATTTTTAACGAAGAACTGCCGATAGATGGTTTGATAGACTTAGGAGTTTGGCTTGTATTAAtatcataaataattgCACCCTGTTTATCCGGATTGCcattcaattgattttctTTCGTTAAATGTTCGTTTACTGATTGTTGATATGATTCAGGTTCATAAGATGCTTTACGTAGTAAAGGCATAGAGTTGTCGGTATTTAATGGATTAGAGTTGGCGGTGGTGGTTAATTTTTCGTTCGCCGTGGTTTCTTTTATCTTAGAGATCTTACTAGTAGTATTCTTTGTCGTTGCTGTTGGTGATTGTGATACAGTTGGTGCTGCTAATGGTATCGATAATGCTTTTTCCTTCTCTGGAGATTTTTCTGTAGGTAAACAGTTGTATTTAGACATGTGTAATTGAAGTTGTCTTGAAACTGATGAACCTCTCCtcaataattttgtaatcTTACCAGAATTCCATTTCTTGATAAAGTCATCTTGGTATGATTTAGTAATTCTCCAATTCATACCTTTACCAGATTCACTACTTTTTTTGGCAACTTTCTCGAAGGCCTTATTCAAAGATAAGTTATGACGAATGGAATTTTGCCAACCAGTCTTAGAAAAACGATAATAGGCGTAATTATCAGAaatgtatttataaatatcagATAAGGATATAACACCCTCAGGTGTTGAAAGTATGCCTTGAGCAATCATAGTAGCATAAGAATATGGTGGCTTGATGTtcttattttcttcatttgatAAGTCTGAGCCAAAATCCAATGATTGAGGGAATTCAGTTGCAATTATTGATGGAGCagatgaatttgaattttgagACCAATATGTGCCTTGGATTACAGAGTTGGAAGATTTTGATGATCCTCCCATATGTGGGGTAAACAATACCGTTCCTGAAGGATTGTTAAATGCAAAtgtattattgtttttattttgtcCTAACTTACTATTATTACTCCCATACATTTTAAATGTTCTAACTTTTTCATTAGGTTGAATCATTACCTTTTTATTCGTGTTTTCTACATCAGATTCTGATGGTCTCGCATTTGACTGCTTAGTTCCGTTATCACTTTCATTGCTGTTCATTTTGATCAAATCTATAATCATCGAATTAATTTCGTTTCCATAGTCTAATTGAGAAAGATCgctaaatttatttatgatTTGAGGAATAAAAGGCTTAATACATTCTTTAGATATAGATGGAGTTTCTTCAGGAAGAATGAATATCATTTGGTTGCCACCAATTTCTAGTATTGACCCAGATTTTAACTCATAGGGTGCTGCTTTCCCATTAACTTTCTCAAAATCAACTTTAGCACCATTCCGACCTAATACGTATATCTCCCAATGACCAGACTGCATGTTAAAACGTAGGACCGCATGCTTTCTAGAAACTACTTTTGAGGGGCCTAGATCAATATTAAcatcattttttatatctatGGTTTTAGTGCCAGTTGGCGGATTCGTGTTTCTACCAAACACGACTTCTAGGTCTTTCACGTAATAGGTCCAATTTCTACCTGAAATTTTTGCATATGCTCTTATCTGAGAATCCacattatcttcattaaaattCGTTTTGGATATACCAGTTGGATGTTCAGGTTCCATAAATGTTGATATCATCGCTTGTATAAATCGTGCTTGTTGAGCTGGACTATAATTATTGAAGTCCACCACATTATATTCGGGTACTTCAGTATTACTCATTGTCGCTATTATAAATGTAATTTAAACATAAACATTCAGTAATACAAAATGTGATCGATTATAGTGTATGAAGATGGTAAGGTTCACtctttttatcttttatatttgtaatactttttttttgatcTGCTATACACTTTATCAGTTTATAATCGTGattgtaaatatatgtatttttaaatattgtttgtttattatttcattcTCTACAAAAAAACACTCATCGAGAAAATCGGATACGAAAAATTTAGCTGACTTGTATTTTTACGGTATATAGAAAAATAAGGTTAAGTTTGATCCATTGAATATGTGTAACAAAAATACAACcttaattaatttaacaaaataaatagagAAATGCATTTATTGACAATTATGGAAAGATATCAACGTTAATAATTGGAATAACCAATATCATGAACATTAGTTGTCGAAAATATGTTACAAAAGAAGTGAATGAATATTTCTAAATATGCAATTAATATAACCATTGTGGCTCTCTTTGTAATCGTTCTGATATGTCTCATCCTTTATTAGATGAGAAATGGGGTATATGGTAATGCTTCTGATAACGAGTCTGTCTATTTGTGTCTTTAGTTTGCTTCATGGTGTCTTTAGCTTGTTTTCCAGTTGTAACCTCTAAATTAACTGAATAAGGTTTTTGCTTGTTTAAGCCTAACATTGGAGAAGTGGAACCATATCTTAATGGGCTTGATTCAGATTCATAATGTGCTTGAGGAACTTGTTCATGAATAGTTTGAGACATAAGTTGCTGATGTTGCTGGTAGGAGTGCCATTTTCTTCTGTTACGTTGCGCAGGTCTCAGGAACccttcaaatttaaataaagaatcTTGAGGAGACTCGATTTGTTTTAAAACAGATGAATTTGGTGATCTTAATAAATGTGAAGTCCTTGATCTAGAACCGGAAAGTTCTGGTGTTGTATTCACTACTGTAGAGTTAAATGGGGAatcattgatattttcaCTACTGTTATTTGTCGTAAATGAATCTGCTAAGTTGGCCTTGAACGACGTGTTTGAACTAGTTCTTAATAAACTTTTATTCAGGATTGCAGATACTTTCATATCATACAACTGTGGTGCAGACTCCAAGTTTGAGGTTAGTGTGGAGGTATTTGTTTCAATGGAATGAACACGGTCATGACCGAATATATTTGACTTCGATGGTACAGAAGAAGGTAAAGATGCAGCTGCTACGTTTTTGGTAAAGAAACTATCCAAATTATCTAATTCAGCCCACATATGACTCAAAGAAGcatcattttcttctgtGATTGAGTATGTTTCATTCGAATCAACTTTTGCTAATTTATAATCGTCGTCTTGATGGAATTCTACAACTTCATCAAGCTTAGttaaatcatttgataTTTCAGCCTCTGGATTATCTTTGATAAAGGTCGAAAAGACAGAATGTACATTATGTCTGGTAGTAGCAGCAGTCACGCTTGGTAAAGGAACAGACCAACCAGTAGATTCTGGAATACCAAATATAGTTGTAGTTGAAAATCGTTCATTAACATCTTTATTACCCATACTGATTCTTAACACATCTTTATCCATTTTACTACCTGAAATATCAGGAATACAATCTAATACTTTCAATGCTTCGATATCTAAATCGGTTAATAGTAACCTTAAAAGGGGTGATATTAAGTCTGCTCCAACGCCGGTAAATTCAGGTAATGTAAAATCTATTAATGGTAAAAtatgtttcaaaatttcaatagTTTGTATTTTCATCCATTGATGCTTGTTCAGAAGCAACCCTAAGAAAAATACAACAGTTTGACCAGAAAATACTGggaaatattttcttgaaataaaattaacaatttgACTGATAAAATCTTTCTTAGACCTAAATTTATCTTTCGCTAAAGAATCAATAACCCTTGACAAAGATGGTTCAGAATATGAATCTGCtaaagatattaaagaattgcAGGCATTTTGAATCTGAGTAAAATCCTTTAACTCCATTGCATGTAAAAATCTAGGTAAATTAGAGATTAATGCAAGAAGCAGACGGGAATCTGAGTTTGCTATAATTCTACTATCTTTTAGCagatttaatttatctaaaAATTTCCAACTAGCTTCACATGAATTCGCTGAACGTAAACCTGGCATGATGATTTGCTGTAAACCATCAAATCGCCCTTCCCAATTCGAAGGAAAAATTGCAACTAGGCATTGAACCGTATCAGGTGCGTCTAGATCGATCTttgatataaatttattaaggCACGATAATACCT
The nucleotide sequence above comes from Tetrapisispora phaffii CBS 4417 chromosome 3, complete genome. Encoded proteins:
- the CSM2 gene encoding Csm2p (similar to Saccharomyces cerevisiae CSM2 (YIL132C); ancestral locus Anc_2.229), which codes for MNANFDNLNLLTAWVPDSTTAVTEFITKALLNSAESSAPDIFLKLYFIDATNSFPISQFQETIPICDENNHIYENIRITTCLDLNELLININKMTQLIAINRFKKQQKSDNSAKQSIKDQQGICRSGILVFINGIEIMFRNSQIKSSNEKSHYLLREAMLKLRVMANQYTPSEEETSLKTVLQFPVTEVFASTSKDLSQNKKNGKRMKNKQHIKGNTVGEYICKFYVDQIVS
- the FKH2 gene encoding forkhead family transcription factor FKH2 (similar to Saccharomyces cerevisiae FKH1 (YIL131C) and FKH2 (YNL068C); ancestral locus Anc_2.230) is translated as MSNTEVPEYNVVDFNNYSPAQQARFIQAMISTFMEPEHPTGISKTNFNEDNVDSQIRAYAKISGRNWTYYVKDLEVVFGRNTNPPTGTKTIDIKNDVNIDLGPSKVVSRKHAVLRFNMQSGHWEIYVLGRNGAKVDFEKVNGKAAPYELKSGSILEIGGNQMIFILPEETPSISKECIKPFIPQIINKFSDLSQLDYGNEINSMIIDLIKMNSNESDNGTKQSNARPSESDVENTNKKVMIQPNEKVRTFKMYGSNNSKLGQNKNNNTFAFNNPSGTVLFTPHMGGSSKSSNSVIQGTYWSQNSNSSAPSIIATEFPQSLDFGSDLSNEENKNIKPPYSYATMIAQGILSTPEGVISLSDIYKYISDNYAYYRFSKTGWQNSIRHNLSLNKAFEKVAKKSSESGKGMNWRITKSYQDDFIKKWNSGKITKLLRRGSSVSRQLQLHMSKYNCLPTEKSPEKEKALSIPLAAPTVSQSPTATTKNTTSKISKIKETTANEKLTTTANSNPLNTDNSMPLLRKASYEPESYQQSVNEHLTKENQLNGNPDKQGAIIYDINTSQTPKSIKPSIGSSSLKMLPFPFALPSMSPSNDLFFRSPTKSFHVTAMETYTPERGGSNLNRSPKLSIPQLSTNFGNKNINDSTKKTDFHKNQLTTNDAASIQPPDINRSHNIVSSPNVWNLMHFTSVTNTPAIDGDKNIRLNVNAECNKDNDGLPDLNSSPLKRQSNRRSNNSTDNNPTLMLDTESAKITTE